The nucleotide window CTGATGGGCAATCTGCTGCTTTCTGCTGTCCTCacagttctctagactgaaagttcgtcacgggcaggggatgtctaccatgtctgttgagttgaactctcccaagcgcttagtacagtgctgtgcacacagtaagcactcaataaataccattgattgatgccccACCCAGCACAGTGGGGTTGTGGCGATCACCGTTTCAAATCTAGGAGATGGATTCTAGTTTGAGGACTCTGTTAGCGATCCTCGCTGCCATTTGATGGCTTGCAAGTGGTCCTGTTGGACCTGAGCGGGTCATGGCATAGTGACATAAAGAAAGCCGGGCAGCacgtgggagaagcagcagcgtggcctgctggatagagcgcgggcctaggagtcagaaggacctgagtgctaattccagctctgctacttgtctgcagtgggaccttgggcaaatcccttaatttctgtgcctcagttccctcctgtaaaaatggggattaagactgtgagccctgtgtgggacaagaacagggtccaaactgattagcttgtatcagtatagtacagcacttagtatagtgcctggcacatagtaaacatttaacaaataccataaaagaagaaagCATTACAACAAAATTTAGCTTGGAGCCTAATGCAACACGGCCGCCGGACTCTTTCCGACAAGACGTGCCGGCCTCCGTGATTCGGTTTTCTTGTCGATCGGAGAGCTGCCCCGGTAAGAGAATTGCGACAGCATTTAGGTTTATTTTTTGGTTGGTTGTCATGGTTCCTTTGGAGTAAATGGGTACATTTTATTGGGTTTCCTCAGGCTTAATGCCAGTCCATAACGCCCGGCTGATTTGGCAGAGGAGTCGACGGCCGTTTCCGTGTCTTGGACCTCTGTGGTTTGACCATCTGCTGACGCTAGTTCTTGAAGTCTGTCTCCAGGACCTGGGCTGATGGTTGAAAGCTTTTCGAGTCGGAAGAGTGCAACCCTCAGAGCGGCGGAGCAACTGTCAGCCAGACGCCGTGCTCAGTGGCATTTAGGCACAACAGCAGCGGGGAGCAGACAAACAGCCGGGAGGTTAGAGACACATAGCTTTCTTATGagagtcttgagggggaaacaCATGGGGGCCAAGGAGGTGTGAAGAATTCGGTCAACTCCCTCCCACAGCTGGGACCATAGGACCTCTCTCCCAGTCAGGCTCAGGTCTGGCCCAAAGCTCCCTAGGACAGCCCTGGGGCCCGAAAGGAGATGGGTCTGTCCCCACGCCTGGGCCCGCTCCGTTACCCCGCAGGCAAACGCACCAGGCTCGGCCCTCTGGGAGACCTCGCGAGGCTTGGTTGCGACTGCGGATGGACggcggtggtatttgttcagcacctactgtgagccaggcactctactgagcgctgggatcgatccaagcgaatcgggttggacacagtccctgtcccacatggggctcccagtcttaatccccattcgacagatgaggtcactgaggccctgagcagtgaagtgacttgcccgaggttacacaacagacaagcggtggagtcgggataaaaacccaggtccttctgactcccaggcccgggctctagccactaggccggtgCATTTTAGGGTACCCAGAAACCGCAGCTCCTTGGCCCGCTGCCTCTGTTTCTGACTTAAAGTAGCAGGTGTGGACTGggggtttcccctccccctccggggtCTGGTGTCCTGTAGCAGCCAGGTGGGGGTGGCGCCCTGTCAAATTGGGGGCCCTCCACCGCCTGAACAACCTTGTGCCCTTCTGCAAGAGTCCACCATTTTGCCAAGCCCATGGGGCCTGGGGGAGTCCCCGCCAGGTACTGGGGGCGACTGGAGGTCCCCCACCTGCGGGAGCGGGCAACCGTGAGCCGGCAGTCTGGCCCGGTAAATATggttgaaagaaagaatgagcttacagtttagagggggaggcagacattaatataaataaatgacggatatgaacgtgagtgccgtggggctaactGTTATCATCTCACCACTGCTGCAACTCGATCACGTTTCCCAGAGTAGTGACAGGAGCAGCCTGTGTTGCTGCTGCCCCACGGCATCATCTGTTTGCGGACTGATGCTCGTTTTAGACCGAGAGCCGCCAGAGGTAGAATCGGTCAGAGGTAGGATCGGTCTACCTTGGGTTTTCCCCGTGCCCTGCCCCGCGCCCCTCCTCCTTGAGTGGTGAATCGGTGTTTCATGATGATGGACTCCTAGGGCGAGCCTCCAAggactctggctccaaagccagtCTTGtgttatgccgtcgagtcgtctcttaCCCATAGGGActccgtggacacgtctctcccagaacgccccacctccctctgcagtcattctggtagtggatccaaggagttttcttggtaaaaatgcggaagcggtttaccatcgccgtcTCCCGTGTGgtagacttgagtctccgccctcgactccccccccccgggccgctgTGCCCAGGGCTGGTGGttgttgacttgtagcagatggccttccgctcatagccactgcccaagctaggaatggaatgggtacgtacgcctctgcttgactgtccctcctgtagccgagactggcagagtactggcaactctccaggtgccgtccGGAGATGGGGAAGCCTCCGTACCTACCCTACAAATCCCCCCAAAAGAGCTGATTTCCTGGTGAggccggggaaaggagggctttatcCAGCTCACCTCCCacagcccctctctctcctctctgctccctacACCCCGTCCTCCTACAAGACCTAGTCATTCTTAACCCTTCCTgtctcaatcggtggtatttatcgagctctttacttggtgcagaccactatattaaatgcttgggagagtgcagtacaacggaaatagcagatatgttccccgcccgAGGCTGTGAGccggttattgggcagggactgtctctatccgttgctgaattgtacattccgagcacttagttcagtgctctgcacatagtaagcgctcaatacatgctattgaatgaacgggcTTCCCTACGCTGACACCTGTATCCTGGATTACAACGACTTCCGTGCCTCCAACATGTCCCTGCTCAGGTCTCCTGGATCTGCAGCAGAAAGCCACCCTCCTCAAACATCCTTCCGATCGTTATTTCCAGCGTCCCTTCTCGGAAGCCATCGCTCCTCACTCAAAAATCGCCTGAGGGCGCCTGATGGTGGTTTGAATGGCCTCTGCCAGCGGCCACCCCGCGTGCCCTGCCCTCTTCTCCAGCCGTCTGACCCAGCCTCTCATCTTTGGCCCCGGGAAGCTTCTGGCCATCTGCTCCTCTTGCTTCATCCCCTCCCACTGCCGTACCGTCACCTTTGTCATCTTCCCCGCCAAATCACGGCCAAACcgaggccctcctttcctttaaATCCTCATTTAAGGATTTTCTCCTCCACCCAGACGGGCCCCTGTTGGCTCCAGGTTGTCTTAGCTTCTTCCCGACTCCCCGGCTCGGAGTACTTAAGCAATCATCTCCGAACGGCTACGGCGGGCAGGGCGTTAATGGCCGCTGGACGGAAGGAGCGGTTTCCTCGGTCCCTCCGCGACCACGCAGCAGCCGCTTCTCATCCCCGCCCGCTCCCGCCGCGGCCTTCCCCGCGGGCAGCGTTGGGGAGAAGCGCATGTGGCCTTTGGTCTCGGGAGACTGTCGGGCTTGTCCTGCTCCGAGTCCACCTGTCGCTGGGGGTTTGTTTTTTCCACGTGTCGGTAGGATTTTCGGGTTGAGGCTCTTGGGTTGACTGCCCTTTCCAGGAGGGTAGGGCAGCATCTAGGACAGTGCAGTGAATTCTGATGGCCGATTTGCGTAGTGGGTGGCCGGGAGCAGCGAGCCCAGTCATCCTTCCTCTCTGAGAACACGGgggctctttctccccactctgggTCCGCTGTCGccttggagggaaaagggggggaccgGGCGGAGCCCAGCCCCGGTGGCTACTGGCCCCGCTGGCCCCCCGGTGAAGGGGAGCTGGGACACTCTCGCCATCTAGTGGGAAGGCCTGTTTTTCCTTCTCAACCCTAACCAGAGACGTTGGACCCCCTTGCCATCCCCCTCGGGGGCAagaatggggagaagcagagccTGGAAGGCCTCAGTGTCcccgggtgggagaggaggagggagggcatgtcagggcggctgaggtgaggaggagggacccGTACAGGATACGGTTTCCCACGGGCCCTAGCTCAGATAGCGTCATCGCCCAAGGTGTCAAAGGTCACAGGCCACTGTTCACAGTCCGCGGGGATTCTCTCTCCCCGCAAGCCTCTAAGGGAAAGGTAGATTGCCGTGGCCTGAATAGGCCAGTCAATCGGGTGACTTCCCAAAGCCCCGTCAAGTCTAGGGTTCCCTTCCCGGCAGGGTAGACGTGCCCTCTCTCGcctacccacccccatccccaggatGGAAATGGGACATTCCTGGGGCAGCTCGTGATCTCATAAAGCGGCCTCTTGGTTCCGGGATACCACAGAGAGGGGAGATGCAGCCGTGGCTGTGGCTGTGGCTGCCAGGGTTAGGGTTTGCTGCCGCAGGTTGGAGATATGGGGAAAGGGGGACGGGCCTCGTGGGCAGTAAGGGAAAGAAGTGTCCTGGAGGGGGTTTAGGGCGGGAGAAAGGCTCAGTCCATCGGCCCAAGGCTCGGGGTGGAAGGGACTAGGCCCCTCCCCGGGCTTGTTTCGGGGAGGGGCACCGTGCCAACTTGggaccttctctttcctttccaacccccccgctccccctcagCTCCAGTTACGGATCTGCCCCCACTTGAGGATGAGCCGCCCGAGAGCCTCAGCCCCCCCGATCACTGTCCCCGCCGGGCGGGGGACCCCCTTTCCAGGTAACAacgcccttcccttctcccattcccccggATGGAAGAGGAGTGTCCAACCTTAACGTCTTAGCCCTCCAAGACAGCCTAGCAACAAATTCTCTCTGAAGCGGAAGCATTAGGGTTGTCCTCTAAAGGGAACTGAGGAGACCCCCTCTCTCAGGTGGGCACTGGCCCTCGTGTCTTACCACACCTCCCTGGCCTAGACCAAGAGTCTACTTGATTTGCCTTCCACAGGGGGAAACGGTTTCCTTAGCTAGTCTTCTGCCTTGTAGGTGAAAATCTCAGGCCCTCCAAAGTATTCACCGGAGAAAGTGGGACAGGCTTGACATACTCAGAGAACTATCTCCCCAAATAAGGGGGTCCTCTGTGCCGGGGAAGGTAAACCTCAGGCCAGAGTGGAAACCTCAGAAGGGAGTGAAGTAGATTTGTCCATTGTGACGTAGCAGACCCAGGAGCACCCccgcccaccttcctcctcctcttctttcttttcctcctcctcttcttccttttcctcctcctcttcatccttctcctcctcctcttcttctttttcttctctttgtcctcttcctcctttctccccaccccccaccccactgtgCCTAGGTGAGCTGATCCTAGGAAGTGCACTGTAGGGTCTTTGTCGGGTTACATCCCGGAGAGGTGAGGAAGACCGCCCTAGGCACTGGAAGTGAATAACATAGCCCAGGAGTGTCTGGGTACCAATGTGTCTTCCCATGACTCCACGGTCCCGATAGAACCCTTTGGTGATCACCCCTGGGGTCCCCTGACAGCTGGACGGGGCCCTCGGCTTCAGGGACCCCATATTGGAAGCTTAAGACAATCCTGAAACTTGGCCGGCTCCGTATCAATTAACAGACCCCCTGTTCAGACCTCGGAGTCATTTGCTGGATGGAAGTGCGGTCCCCGAGAGTGGCCGTCCACACGCCTGTCCGTTGGGTCAGCGGAcccttggggtggggaggtacAGAAACTCTCTTCTGTGTTCCCAGGTCATGACCCTCAACGCTCCATAGAGCCGGCGCTTGACCAAGAGATCATGTTTCTTGGAGAGCCCAACTGGTTTGATTATGCAGACACGGATCAGGCTAAGATCCTAGTGGTCTATCACCTCATTGGAGAGAAACCCGTCTTCTTTTCGTCAAGTGAGAGACTGGCGCTCCGTTTCGGATGCCAGAGAACAATTCTACCCACTTTAGCCAAAGAGACCCCTCCTCCCCTTACCAGCCCTCGACTCCGACCTCACTCCATTTGTACACGCCCctgttcctggctctgctcccTTTTACTGTGAGGGACTGTGCGGGGGATGCAAGCAGG belongs to Ornithorhynchus anatinus isolate Pmale09 chromosome 2, mOrnAna1.pri.v4, whole genome shotgun sequence and includes:
- the C2H16orf92 gene encoding fertilization-influencing membrane protein isoform X1, whose translation is MSRPRASAPPITVPAGRGTPFPGHDPQRSIEPALDQEIMFLGEPNWFDYADTDQAKILVVYHLIGEKPVFFSSKTYSSKFLGQVLFGSFILLLLLIIFQLCYHMYCKKGP
- the C2H16orf92 gene encoding fertilization-influencing membrane protein isoform X2, translating into MSRPRASAPPITVPAGRGTPFPGHDPQRSIEPALDQEIMFLGEPNWFDYADTDQAKILVVYHLIGEKPVFFSSKTYSSKFLGQVLFGSFILLLLLIIFQLCYHIG